In Pungitius pungitius unplaced genomic scaffold, fPunPun2.1 scaffold_138, whole genome shotgun sequence, the sequence GCAAACATCTCATTGTTCCTGCAACCTTGAGACGAGCAAGCGGGACATTAACATCTTCAACGTGGTCGACAGGATCAAACTGTGACGCACAACATTTTGAAGCAAACTATTTAAgacgagtgggggggggcaaacggtCACATAATAACCAATAATTAACCTTTGTACACGTGTAAAACCTGAATTATAGAGACAAAGGAGCAGTGATCTGACAAATGAACCCAATGCCCAAAGGGTGACCTCCTCCCCAGCCTCCTtagcgtgtgcatgcgtgtgttccATCATACAAACAGCACGTTACATACAAACCCAGTGTGTTCTAATAAGGCAATATGTGGCAAAACAGAAACTCCACGCAGCTAAAAACAGTTAAACAGCTTTTAAGGCctttaagaaggaaaaaagaaacgGTTCTGTAGCTCTGGGTTTGTGATTTGGGGCGTTGGGTTGTAACAACTGAGCATCAAccaaaccagggggggggggggggcagagggggggggggggggtgcactaaCTTCACAGGTGGGCAGTAGCATAATGAGCTGGGACAGatataaaatacattcatgAAGACGTCGAACAAACAAGAGAAAGCTGAACGGCTCAAACCGAACACAAAATATCAGTTAATGGACTACAGTacagagtcggggggggggcagatacccccaaattcctttttttgtgatcATACAATTACGTGCAACAGTTCTCTTCTGTACATACAACTGGTACCACTAACTGGAACTTAAAAAAGGACAATGCAAATGGCAAAAAGTACACGTTTCAGTTCATGATCCTAAATACACGTTTAGCGGAGCTCAGGTGCAcgaaaatataaaattaaaaacagCCAACAGAAACATCTTTTTCCAGAAACGTGGACACGGGACTTTTAATCAGCTGGATGACAGCAAATATATTGCTACGTTTTGGGAGGGTGACACCAAGCCTCTATTATTGAGTCACTCAAATTATTCCGTTAGCAAAGTTGCCGAAACACTCAGTAGTTTTatgaaatagaatatttttCCGCTTTGGATGGTTGTCAGACTAAACAACACGgtgcaacaaaaaggaaaaggagtaaacagctgatTAGATAATGAAAACTTTTGCTTTTTGCAGTGGTTTGTTTTGATGAACATcgtttaaaaaacgttttaaaattAACTCAACGGGGGAAACCTTAAAAGAACGGAGGGCTTTTTCTAGAAATCattaaaatgcactttttaatcaaacattttgAATGTAGCATGCTACTAGCTAGCAGGCATacctttaaaatgtgtttagttaATAAAAGCTTGATTTCACTTGTGCTAGCACACATGCTACTAGCTAGCCGtacttttgaaatgtattcatcgGTAGCGGACTCGTGCTAGCACACATGCTACTAGCTAGCCGtacttttgaaatgtattcatcgGTAGCGGACTCGTGCTAGCAAACAACCGGGCGGCTAGCATACCGCTGGTTAGCTTCCCAACAGCTTCTCAACAGGCTCAAGTTTCTGGAAAAAGAAGTCGCCGCTGAGATATGGAGACACGTCTAAAAACCTCTGCGTCACCGGACACGACTTCCGGTTCCTCCAAAAACACGGATTCAACGCGGGCGGATGGGCCGCGCTGCCTAagccgtggtggtggtggcgctgGTGTCCGATCCGACACAGTTCCCTGAGAACCCACTTCCTCTACGACTACAGCTATGGCAAAGACGCCGAGGGCCTTTAATTCGTGGTCCTGGCCGATTTAACCCATTTGTACAGAATGACACGGTGCAGCATCACGAGGTGAGGACGTATTATTAAAAGCCGGTATTTACAAATGCGATGAGCAGCGCTTGAAGGAGAATGTGGCCTCTACGCACGGACATACGACGGCGTGCTGGTGGTGGAAAATAAAGGTGAATCTACGAGGGTCGACCCGTCAACACATTTACCAAGAAACGCTGaaatggaaaaagatgaaaCTCGATTTCACGGTTATCATCTAACCGGCGAATCCTGCCATAGTACCTAAGCCCAAATATGTGACTATTATCGCTCTGTCTATTTGGACGTGTTGTATACAGTTGTTCTCTTCCTATATTTTTCTCATACGTGTGTTTTTTTGGCTTCAAGCAATggagcgctctgattggctggtgaGTTTACAGATCTGGTCTCTTTCCGACAAACTCGACTCCTTCACTTCAGAGTccacttcttcctttcctcctttaGACCATTAGTCCTTTTACcctatatacatataaatataaatatatatttatatttatatttatatgtatatatatatatgtttaacattataaaaaataagttattgCGCGTCCACAAAAAGTGCAttgtatttttgaaaaatatcttTCTCctttgacacttttttttgtcttcatgtttCCTGCTTATCGTGGACGAGTAAGTCTTCCGCCCGTTTATTCTTCGCTTTgtcgagtgggggggggcgaggggggagggtCAAGGGGAGCACAGAGCGAGAAACAGGCaacagaaggaggggagggggggggcgtctcgcTACGCGATGACCATCGGGACGTCGTCCGAGAAGCCGCTGATCATGGGAGCATCTTCGTCATCAtcgcctgggggggggcagaggaattTAGTAAGAAATGCTAgagcagctaacagctaacttcCTTCCACAACCCAAGTGTCTCACCCAGCTCGTCCCCAGAGGAGAAGATGGCGGAGCCCAGGCGCGAGTTGTAATGGGAGTTGGCGAAGGCGGTGAAGTTGTTCTGCAGCCGGCGGTGCCGCAGGTAGAGCGCCACCAAGCCGCCGCAcacccccagcagcagcaggaagaggaccggcaccaccaccgccgccacGTCCCCCGTGTGTCCCTCGCTGCGGGACGCGCCGCTGGCCCCTGGACACCAGGGGAGAGACGAAGGTAAAGCACGGAGCCGCCCGACGAGGTGAGtgggacctccccccccccggtatcaGCAGGTGTGCGCGTGCGACCCCCTACCTGCCGTCAGCTGCGTGTGGAGCAGCAGGGCCGCCTCGCCGCACAGCTGGCCGCTGAGGAGGCAGCGCGCCTGCACCGAGAAGGTGTAGTTGTGTCCCAGCAGCAGGCTGCCGATGCGGAAGTACGTCTCCGTGGTGTTCCCCAGGTAGGACGTCTGGTTGGTGACGCTGTCGTACACGTGCACCTCGTAACCCTGGGAACACGCAGGGGGTTTAGTGGGCTTCAGGTGTCCACTGGACGTCCAGGGTCAGTACACcttaaggaggaggaggagcagcagtgtCTCACCCGGCTCTCGTTGAAGCCCTTCTCCCTGACGGCCAGACTCTTCCAGAGGAGGAACACGTGGTCTTTCTCCGTCAGGATCTTCAGGGCCTCCGGAGCCGGAAGAGGAACTGCATCGGAGAGGGAGGACATGCGTCTTTGAGGAGCAGCTCACAGGACGTGTCTCACTCACATGATATCAGAGTGAAGAGTTAGCGGTTTAAGGTCGCTACGGAAGCCTGGAAGGCCAGTATAAGAAATGTAGAACATGTGTTTGCtttaaatacataaacacacgcACTTTCATATGAAAATCTGAGATTTATGTCAAGAAATGGTTTTCCAGCGTCTCTTGCATTCTGCACCTGTGCTGAGGGTGAATCCGGCCTCTTTGCTCATGTTGCGCAGGCGCACGGAGACGCTGTAGCGGCCCCCCGGCTCCAGGCCGCTCAGCAGGAACTCCACCGTGTTGTTCCTGCTCGTCAGCTTGTAGTCGCGCTCCTCTTTGCGGATCACGTCGCGCACGTGGATGGCGTACGTCTGGGCGAGTAAAACATGGCATTTGTATGGTTTCAATGCTCCGTCTTGATTATTGTATGAGACACAGAGACCTCAGGCCTCGCTGGTAGTCAgggagcgcggcggcggcgtgcgtACCAGCGGCGCGCTGGGCGCGTCGTAGGGCGGCTGCCACTTGAGCGTGGCCGTCGTCCCGTCCACCCGGACGCGGTGGAGGTTCCTGGGAGGCAGGCGCTCGTTGGGGATCATCTTCACCACGGCGTACTCGGAGGGAGGACCCATGGACGGAGAGACGACTCGCACCTGGGAGGAGTCACAGGGATGATGTCATCGCGTACGCAGAGCAGAGCCTTTTATACCAGCTGTCATTTTAAGGAAATAACTTATTGAGAAGAAATGAACTGTTCACAATGCGAGGACTCACCAGGAAGAGGTACTGCTCGTCACTCTCCACCGTGACCGTCAGGCTGAGGGACGAGGTGCTGACCTGACGGGGGCGCCGGTACAGGTCCAGGAAGGAGGTGGCGTAGAACACACCGTACagctgcaccacacacacacacacacacacacacacgtatctcGGATTAAAGAGGATTTTGAGCCCCCGCCCGAGAGGAGCGACGCTATGCTATGCTATCCCAACTAACAGCCGCAGGCTGTTTAACCTCCGACCTCGAGAGCGCGTACCTGCGCGCTGGTGCTGTTGACGGTCCAGCTGCAGTCCACGGCGGTCTGGTTGAGGGCCCGGGTCTTGAGGAAGGGCCTCTCGGGCTGCGTGCCGGCGGTCCGGTGGTGGGACAGCGCGGTGGGACTGTCCCCCACCGTGGTGTGCGCCCACACGGCCACCTCGTACAGCGTCCCCGCCGTCAGGTTGGTTGCTGGGAAACGGACGGCGAGACATGAGTGGAAGGTTCCCGGGAGAGGAcggggcaggtggggggggttcggggggggccCAGGGTACCTTTGAGGATCCGCTCGGTGACGGTGTAGTTCTTGCTCTCTTTGACGTGGGTGTCAAACTGCCAGGACAGGATCAGGACGTAGCGCTTGACctgagtgacagcagagagGCGCATCGTTGGCCCCGCCCACAAaccaacaaaccaacaaacccTGCTGAGCATCTCTCACCTCGTACTGCGAGTTGAAGCTGAAGGAGAGGCTCATGGAGTCGCCTGTGATGCTGTCGGCGATCaccgagggaggagggagagctgcaggacagagagaggaggtcaaaggtcaccgtaCATAAACCCTGTGAGGGTTTGAAATGTGTGAATACAACCGGGACGGCCCCTTCCCCTATcacgttaccatgacaacaatGCCTGATTTTTACCTCAAGAGACAACGTTTTAAATCTCCCTTATTTTATGTTCCATCTTTAATGCTTATATAGTAAATTTTCATGTGTCGTCctctttgtttgccttttttgttttttcttaagtCTCGAGCTTCCATTAGTGACGACACACTGCTGGGAATTGTGAGTAAAAGTCTGCAGAAATGCAGCTTTTAACAAACAGATACTGTTTGACTCCCTGTGGCGGCCTGAAGgtcctccacccagcagcaggtgtccccgttgtgtgcgtgtgtgtgtgtgtgtgtgactttcttCATGTACCTTTTTTTGGGGTGATGGATTTAATCTCAGACCAGTTGCCAACACCTCGACTGGTCACCGCCGCCACCTACGAAACACCGCCAACGAactcatgaaaacacacacacacacacacaggaacacaataACGCCACGCCCCCCTCTGATGTCACAGGTCTCTGCTCACCCTGAATCGGTACAAAGTGTCCGgctgcagctccttcacctcgctgctggtggtggtgcatCTCTGGGACGTCCAGTCGGGACCCCCTCGCTCGCTGTACtccacctgagacacacacacacacacacacacacacacacgcacacacgcacacacgcacacacgcacacacacatatagaatATCTTAGATCAGTTTGTCCTTAAAAACTAAAAGAACCACAgaatagtttaaatatttaaggTGAATCATACATGAATCATAATACAAGTTGTCTCTTCCAATGATTATGTTTTTCTGgtctctgatcatgtgacattgtAAACAACCAATCAGTGTTTGGatcagcaggagcaggagctaGTCCCActaacggctaacagctaacagctaacagcagTTGACTTCACTTACATTACGATGCCTTCAGGCTCTGCTTGGTTTACAGAATAAATCcagaaaaattaaaatattaataataataatgaaactacaatctttgcttttatttcaacGGTGTAGGTTGCTCTGAACTCACGATGTACTCTCTGATGAGGCCGTGTCCTTTATTGGGAGGGCTCCAGGACGCCTCCACTGTCCCGTCCTCGCCGTTATCACAGGACAGCTGCAGGTTCCTGGGGGGGTCGGGcactgcaggacacacacacacacacacacacacacacagacacacacaatgttcGACATTTGAGGAAATATTTTTAAGCCTAATTAAATTGTTATTTAAGATATTCAACCTGTTTCTCTGGAAAACATTTAATGACTAACTTCTAATCCAAAGGATTTGCAAAGAGAAAGACATCGTCTGTCCACTAGTTGTTCTGGCGGGACGGACCCGTCCGTACTCACGTCCCTCCGGCGTCCTCACGGTGATGGCCTCGTTGCTCTTGTGCAGCTTGCTGAGGCACTGGGTCAGCACCTTGACGTGGTAGGTGGTGTCGGGCTGCAGCACCATCAGCTTGTAGCTGGTCTTGTTGCTGTGCGTGTCCATGACGGTCCACTGCTGGGTGCCCACCAGCCTGGGGGGGGCCACAACAAAGACCTCACTGACTACGAGGACTATGACCACGATGTGCTCTGCTCGGGTTGGTAAGTCCCCACGGCCCGTGAAGGCAGCATTTCATTCTAACTCACCTGTAGTAAACAAGGAAGTAGCAAGAGTCCACAGGGAGGCTCTTGGGACGGGACCAAGTCAGCGTGATGGCACCCAGGAAGTCAGGTGTCCACTGGAGGTTCTGGACTTTATAGGCCAGGGTGTCCTCTGGAGAAGAGGGTGGTCCTCAGTTTAGTTTCATCTCACTGACAAAGGTAACCTCCAGAAGCACAGCACTGATTTCATTTATGAGGGACTTAATGCGgtcccaccaccaccccaccccccacacacaccccaccccccgaTGGACCTACGGGTGCAGTTGTCCTCGTCGCTGTGGTCCGAGCAGTCCAGGAAGCCATCGCAGCGCTCGCCGTCCAGAACGCAGGCCTCCCCGTCAGAGCAGCGCGTCCCGTTGCCGCAGAACAGAGGTCCGCGGGtcgctgcgaggggggggggggggggggggggcaccaatgtgttattacattaaattatttattagTAATCTAAAGTATTTACTAATGGAACAGATAAAATGTCTCTTAACGTCCATCAGAGCGCCGTATTGTGTTTTCAAAATCCATCCCGTTGACCTCCATTAAGCCctaacccacccccccccaccccccggcacTGGGACTCACGGCAGAGGGCTTCGTCCGAGCCGTCCTGGCAGTGCGGCACGCCGTCGCAGCGCTGCCAGTCAGGGatgcagcggggggggcggcggcacagGAACTGACCCCGGGTGCACCGCGTGGGAGTGGGCGGAGCCTGAGTGGGGGCTGGAGGCGTCTTGGCGGTGCCATTAGCAGCTGTTGGGGAAACAAACAGTTTATATTTGTCCTCTGTacattcttctttctttcctctttgatcATTTGATTTGTGTTCACAGGGACGTGAGCAGGGAACCTCCACAGGGGCGCCTCTACCTGTGGGACATGTGCGTCTCTACCTGTGGGACATGTGCGTCTCTACCTGTGGGACATGTGCGTCTCTACCTGTGGGACAGGTGCGCCTCTACCTGTGGGACATGTGCGCCTCTACCTGTGGGACATGTGCGCCTCTACCTGTGGGACAGGTGCGCCTCTACCTGTGGGACATGTGCGCCTCTACCTGTGGGACATGTGCGCCTCTACCTGTGGGACATGTGCGCCTCTACCTGTGGGACATGTGCGTCTCTACCTGTGGGACATGTGCCCCTCTACCTGTGTGACAGGTGCGCCTCTACCTGTGGGACATGTGCGCCTCTACCTGTGTGACAGGTGCGCCTCTACCTGTGGGACATGTGCGTCTCTACCTGTGGGACAGGTGCGCCTCTACCTGTGTGACATGTGCGCCTCTACCTGTGTGACAGGTGCGCCTCTACCTGTGGGACATGTGCGCCTCTACCTGTGGGACATGTGCGCCTCTACCTGTGTGACAGGTGCGCCTCTACCTGTGGGACATGTGCGTCTCTACCTGTGGGACATGTGCGCCTCTACCTGTGTCACATGTGCGCCTCTACCTGTGGGACATGTGCGCCTCTACCTGTGGGACATGTGCGCCTCTACCTGTGGGACATGTGCGCCTCTACCTGTGTGACATGTGCCCCTCTACCTGTGTGACAGGTGCGCCTCTACCTGTGGGACATGTGCGCCTCTACCTGTGTGACAGGTGCGCCTCTACCTGTGGGACATGTGCGTCTCTACCTGTGGGACAGGTGCGCCTCTACCTGTGTGACATGTGCGCCTCTACCTGTGTGACAGGTGCGCCTCTACCTGTGGGACATGTGCGCCTCTACCTGTGGGACAGGTGCGCCTCTACCTGTGGGACAGGTGCGTCTCTACCTGTGGGACAGGTGCGTCTCTACCTGTGGGACAGGTGCGTCTCTACCTGTGGGACAGCCCAGCTCGTCGCTGCTGTCGGGGCAGTCTGCGTAGCCGTCACACACCCAGGTGTTGATGATGCAAGCGCCGGAGCCGCAGTGGAAGCGGTTGGGGGCACAGGTGGAGCGGCCGGGGGCCACAGTGTGAGGTGTGCCTCCGCCTTATGGGAATAAAAATAGAATCATGTTAAACCAACAACAAGTCTGTTTTATCCCAAAAAAATTTAAATGGATAGAACGcttaataaatgattaaataaaatcattacTGAGTCGGTAATATTGATAGGAATGAaataaacccaaaccgtgaTACTGATATGAAGTCGGGATGCTTGTGTATTGGTGTTTTTACAGTAATGATGACATGATGCTTCATCCTCAATGTGGTAACCTGGGGCAACCCCTACCCGTGCACTGGGCCTCGTCGGACCAGTCCCCGCAGTCGTTCTCCCCGTCGCACTTCCACCACGTCGGGATGCAGCGGCCGTTGCTGCACTCGTACTGGAAGTACCGCGAGCAGCCGGGCACCTCGGTGGGCGCCGCTGCAACCGGAGAATATTCGCGTGTTCACCGTCgctgttgtttttaattcaacacGCGAGTCTAAGTGCTGCATTTTCCTTCCTCACCGCAGTTGGCTTCGTCGGAATAATCCCCACAGTCGTCCATGCCGTCGCACTTCCACTCCAGGCTCACGCACACCCCGTTGGCGCACTGGAACGTGTAGGAGTCGCACACTTTACCAAACTCAGTCGGCGTggctgagagaagaaaaaaataggttTGAGGTTTTGGGTAAAAGACACAATACTCATGTTAAATATCAGATACAAAACGAGGTGACCTCATTGAGTCGGAGGTCACATTGAATGGAATAATAGGAGAATATGCACCACACTTTCTGTCTTCTTTCTGTACAAGAACGGTTAAGTGTTACATGTGGAGATGTGGGGAA encodes:
- the sorl1 gene encoding sortilin-related receptor, coding for MAIAQGGATTHLKFSTNEGETWFNFRFSDRAVYVYQLLTEPGEKSTIFTIFGSYADQRHGWLILQVNTSDVLGVPCSDADYKRWSPSDEHGNECLLGREVTFRRRAPHATCFNGEDFDRPVNVANCSCTRQDYECDYGFKPSEDLSLQVCVPDPEFSGDLYAPPAPCPVGTTYRRSRGYRRVPGDSCSGGDVASRLDGEMLPCPVGESNEFILYAVRNSIHRYDLATGTDQALPLAGLREAVALDFDYDRNCLYWADISLDTIQRLCLNGSTGQEVVVRKDLQNVEALTFDPISRLLYWVDAGAQKIEVSNPDGDLRHTLLNSSILEHPRALVLLPGESLMFWTDWGDRAAGVYRSYMDGTNASCVVSEGVRWPNGIAADERWLYWTEAYSDRIERADFGGGSRSVLVEGLPHPYAIAVFKNDLYWDDWSRMGIFKAPKAGSQSNELIVGRLTGVMDLKIFYKGKNRGHNACADQPCSLLCLPQPGHRHTCVCPDGAPTVATPTGELQCKCPPGYLLQNGTCVKTEHSCLPNQYRCSNGRCISSIWKCDSDNDCGDMSDEQECPTTTCDPSNEFRCVVSGSCIPLAFKCDHEDDCGDNSDEERCESHKCGPGEFTCARGVCIREAWRCDGDNDCRDWSDEANCTVGHHTCEASSFQCHTGHCIPQRWMCDGDDDCQDDSDEDPQYCKGTRCNGFLCSNHTCLPATAHCNGIQECPDGADENNCDPLCTRYMEFVCKNRAQCLFQSLVCDGIKHCEDGSDEDADYAGCATPTEFGKVCDSYTFQCANGVCVSLEWKCDGMDDCGDYSDEANCAAPTEVPGCSRYFQYECSNGRCIPTWWKCDGENDCGDWSDEAQCTGGGTPHTVAPGRSTCAPNRFHCGSGACIINTWVCDGYADCPDSSDELGCPTAANGTAKTPPAPTQAPPTPTRCTRGQFLCRRPPRCIPDWQRCDGVPHCQDGSDEALCPTRGPLFCGNGTRCSDGEACVLDGERCDGFLDCSDHSDEDNCTQDTLAYKVQNLQWTPDFLGAITLTWSRPKSLPVDSCYFLVYYRLVGTQQWTVMDTHSNKTSYKLMVLQPDTTYHVKVLTQCLSKLHKSNEAITVRTPEGLPDPPRNLQLSCDNGEDGTVEASWSPPNKGHGLIREYIVEYSERGGPDWTSQRCTTTSSEVKELQPDTLYRFRVAAVTSRGVGNWSEIKSITPKKALPPPSVIADSITGDSMSLSFSFNSQYEVKRYVLILSWQFDTHVKESKNYTVTERILKATNLTAGTLYEVAVWAHTTVGDSPTALSHHRTAGTQPERPFLKTRALNQTAVDCSWTVNSTSAQLYGVFYATSFLDLYRRPRQVSTSSLSLTVTVESDEQYLFLVRVVSPSMGPPSEYAVVKMIPNERLPPRNLHRVRVDGTTATLKWQPPYDAPSAPLTYAIHVRDVIRKEERDYKLTSRNNTVEFLLSGLEPGGRYSVSVRLRNMSKEAGFTLSTVPLPAPEALKILTEKDHVFLLWKSLAVREKGFNESRGYEVHVYDSVTNQTSYLGNTTETYFRIGSLLLGHNYTFSVQARCLLSGQLCGEAALLLHTQLTAGASGASRSEGHTGDVAAVVVPVLFLLLLGVCGGLVALYLRHRRLQNNFTAFANSHYNSRLGSAIFSSGDELGDDDEDAPMISGFSDDVPMVIA